Below is a genomic region from Constrictibacter sp. MBR-5.
TGACGGCTCGACCTACCGTACGGACTCCTTCGGGACGACGAGAGACAACCAGGGGACCTCGTGGCGCACCGATTCTTTCGGAACAACCCGAAGCAGTAACGGCACCACATGCCGTACCGACAGCTTCGGCACGACACGGTGTAGGTGATGTCGCCTAGAGGATTGCCCTTTGAACCGCTGCACTACCTCGGGACGGCCCGCGCGCCTCAGAGGCTCTCAACGTCTCGCCCAGGTTCTTCGTGCACCTCTGCCATCTGCATCGTGGCGCGCATCCCGCTCCCACGCCGTTTGAACCCTGCCTGAGCGATTACGTCGTGGACTCGGAGTCCCTACGGGAGGCTGGCGGCCGATCGCCGCAAACGGTGCTCGTTGTCGATGACAACGCGACGTGCGCGAAGCTCTTCCAGACATTGTTGGTGGAAGTTGGCTACCGCGTGGTATTGGCGCGGACCGGCGCAGAGGCGCTGGATGTCGCGCACGTTCATCTACCTCACCTGATCCACCTGGATTGCCAACTGCCTAAGGTTTCTGGCTATGAGGTCGCGACCTGGTTGAACCAGGATGAGGCGCTTCGGACGATCCCGGTCGTGATGGTTACGTGCTTTGAGTTTGACCTTGAGGAATTGCGCGACGCCATCGGCGTCGTCGATTACATGCGGAAGCCGGTTGTGATCGGCGCCTATCGCGCGATGGTTCGGCGGCACATACGACAGGGCTGAAAGTTCGACGGCTTTACGGCTCCGTCTCAGCACCCGCTGCAGGGATTTCGCCGGATCATCCATCGCGGGTGACTGGCGGTCTGGCGGGCAAGGTATCCCCCACACCCCCAAATTCGCTCACACACCTCCCTTCCTCCCTTCCGTGGAATGAGATCGGGCTGA
It encodes:
- a CDS encoding response regulator, giving the protein MDSESLREAGGRSPQTVLVVDDNATCAKLFQTLLVEVGYRVVLARTGAEALDVAHVHLPHLIHLDCQLPKVSGYEVATWLNQDEALRTIPVVMVTCFEFDLEELRDAIGVVDYMRKPVVIGAYRAMVRRHIRQG